A single genomic interval of Aureliella helgolandensis harbors:
- a CDS encoding DUF1559 domain-containing protein: MREYPFPMDRISDFTAWTLPLHGLLLLLALAPFALLFFQSRRLASTRDGCLLLATMFLAPILLVPTAFAIGSPQAPFIFGYLAFLELACTVTLVVTVYRLTRQKQAVPVFYVLGTLVVFALLIGLMLPAVPSAREAARRISCSNNLKQLGLAMWSYEDVYKAFPAGAAPTEAGHAISWRIQLLPYLEQVDLYDSYDPASAWDSEQNLTLAERPLSPYSCPSNPIAANTAGHFYASYARIYGPNTVMRPSESTRASDLTAGTANTLGIVEACGASIVWTEPRDMQMSDRTLGINLPGDAPHTSRAIISAYHTGGAQANFMDGSIHFLSERIDPQVLKALVEGRGDSVFQDQ; encoded by the coding sequence ATGCGCGAATACCCGTTTCCGATGGACCGCATAAGCGACTTTACCGCTTGGACCCTGCCGCTACACGGACTACTGCTGCTGTTAGCCCTGGCGCCGTTTGCACTGCTGTTTTTCCAATCACGCCGTTTGGCGAGTACCAGGGATGGCTGCCTATTGCTGGCCACCATGTTCCTGGCGCCCATTCTGCTGGTTCCAACTGCGTTTGCGATCGGTTCGCCGCAAGCGCCGTTCATCTTCGGCTACTTGGCATTCTTGGAACTCGCGTGCACCGTTACGTTGGTGGTGACCGTTTATCGGCTAACGAGGCAGAAGCAGGCGGTTCCAGTTTTCTACGTGCTGGGAACGCTGGTGGTTTTCGCATTGCTCATCGGCCTGATGCTGCCCGCGGTCCCCTCTGCTCGAGAAGCAGCCAGACGCATTAGCTGCAGCAACAATCTAAAACAGCTTGGGCTAGCAATGTGGAGTTACGAGGACGTGTACAAGGCGTTTCCGGCTGGAGCAGCGCCCACCGAAGCGGGGCATGCGATCAGCTGGCGTATTCAGTTGCTACCGTACCTGGAACAAGTCGACCTCTATGACAGCTATGATCCAGCTTCGGCCTGGGACTCGGAGCAGAACCTCACTTTAGCGGAGAGGCCGTTGTCTCCGTACAGTTGCCCCTCAAATCCGATTGCGGCAAACACCGCGGGGCATTTTTATGCTAGCTATGCCAGAATTTATGGACCGAATACGGTGATGCGGCCTAGTGAGTCAACGCGGGCGTCAGACCTGACGGCCGGTACCGCCAACACGCTTGGAATCGTCGAGGCCTGCGGCGCCTCAATTGTCTGGACCGAACCTCGCGACATGCAAATGTCGGATCGCACGCTAGGGATCAACCTTCCAGGAGACGCCCCCCATACGTCGCGAGCTATTATTTCGGCCTACCATACCGGTGGTGCCCAAGCGAATTTCATGGACGGAAGTATTCATTTCCTTTCGGAGAGGATCGACCCCCAAGTCTTGAAAGCGTTGGTGGAAGGAAGGGGTGATTCCGTATTCCAAGATCAATGA
- a CDS encoding esterase/lipase family protein: protein MRNILVNLVGWLLCSVCAVTAGQDNSVEEEVAASLPNLKIPTLGGKQFWTDYQWRQGWRVQQNALTGHWRLLDFQNFRHAWGSREACDAALNEKVPTKEIESQHLVLLLHGLSRSASSMAAIGEAIERETDMQVAYFEYASTRASIAEHAAALREVVAGLPGGLKLSFIGHSMGNIIVRHAIGDWQADQDQATLRRLNSVVMLGPPNQGASIARQLSRTGLFGFVTGRGGMELGPNWEKLAEKLATPPCPFGIVAGRLPDQWQLNPLVDGEGDFVVSVEETRLAGAADELEVPRLHSFLMDDETVQEATILFLQTGHFPHPAP, encoded by the coding sequence ATGCGAAACATACTGGTGAACCTAGTCGGATGGTTGCTATGCTCGGTGTGTGCTGTTACCGCTGGACAGGATAATTCGGTCGAAGAGGAGGTGGCGGCAAGCCTACCCAATTTGAAAATACCAACTTTAGGTGGCAAGCAATTCTGGACCGATTACCAGTGGCGGCAGGGCTGGCGCGTGCAGCAAAATGCCCTGACCGGGCATTGGCGGCTGTTGGATTTCCAGAATTTTCGCCATGCCTGGGGGAGTCGTGAAGCATGCGATGCCGCCCTCAACGAAAAGGTCCCTACCAAGGAGATCGAGAGCCAGCATCTCGTCCTCTTATTGCATGGACTTTCGCGCTCAGCTAGTTCGATGGCCGCTATCGGGGAAGCGATCGAACGCGAAACGGATATGCAAGTCGCCTACTTTGAATACGCGAGCACACGTGCCTCTATTGCAGAGCATGCGGCAGCGCTCCGGGAAGTGGTAGCGGGACTCCCTGGAGGACTCAAGCTATCGTTCATTGGGCATAGTATGGGGAATATCATTGTTCGGCACGCCATCGGTGATTGGCAAGCAGACCAGGATCAAGCCACGCTGCGGCGCCTAAATAGCGTCGTTATGCTTGGGCCTCCCAATCAGGGGGCTTCCATCGCCCGGCAGCTATCGCGGACGGGGTTGTTTGGTTTCGTGACTGGCAGAGGAGGCATGGAGCTGGGGCCTAACTGGGAGAAGTTGGCAGAGAAGCTAGCGACTCCCCCCTGCCCTTTTGGGATCGTAGCGGGGCGGCTCCCCGATCAATGGCAGCTCAACCCGCTGGTCGATGGCGAAGGCGACTTTGTCGTTAGCGTGGAAGAGACACGGCTTGCCGGTGCAGCAGACGAATTGGAGGTTCCGCGGTTGCATTCGTTCCTCATGGATGACGAAACCGTTCAAGAAGCCACGATTCTGTTTTTGCAAACGGGCCACTTTCCCCACCCAGCTCCGTAG
- a CDS encoding efflux RND transporter periplasmic adaptor subunit, producing the protein MTTPRFLLCIATLLAVGCATREGNDAQARKEKPPQKVTVFSAVEEKVVDNIELVGRTVADQSVQIQARVSGFLLKTHFEDGQLVNAGDLLFSIEPDEYQAIYNQSIAQVNVWESKVGVTEKTFARSQKLVETDAISQEEFEQNQAAVAEARASLAAAQADAARTKLDVDYTQITSPITGRVDRALLDVGNYVHGGLGGGTVLTEVVSDRPIKAVANVDENVRLRFMRRQREVAGDAFKEADKLEELKIQCDLQLQDEVGFPHAGILEYAEIQVNQQTGTSQIRGLFPNESGLLTAGMFVRLRVPVSGQYNAVLVPDTAIGTDQATKFVFVVNKENVVESRTVKLGDRKDRMRVVKSGIEANESVVVAGLQLIRPGVKVDPQPLKSE; encoded by the coding sequence ATGACGACCCCTCGTTTTTTACTTTGCATCGCGACGCTGCTAGCCGTGGGCTGTGCGACCCGCGAGGGCAACGATGCGCAAGCACGCAAGGAAAAACCGCCGCAGAAAGTCACCGTTTTTTCAGCGGTGGAGGAAAAGGTTGTCGACAATATCGAATTGGTCGGTCGAACCGTTGCCGACCAGAGCGTGCAGATTCAGGCTCGCGTCTCCGGCTTCTTGCTCAAGACGCATTTCGAAGATGGGCAACTGGTCAACGCTGGTGACCTGCTGTTCTCGATCGAACCTGATGAGTATCAGGCGATTTACAATCAGTCGATCGCTCAGGTCAATGTTTGGGAATCAAAGGTCGGAGTAACCGAGAAAACATTTGCGAGATCCCAGAAATTGGTTGAGACGGATGCTATTTCACAGGAAGAGTTCGAGCAGAATCAAGCCGCAGTTGCTGAAGCTCGAGCCTCCTTAGCGGCGGCTCAAGCCGACGCAGCTCGGACAAAGCTAGATGTCGACTACACCCAAATCACTTCCCCCATCACCGGGCGCGTGGATCGCGCCCTGCTCGACGTTGGCAATTACGTGCATGGTGGCCTCGGTGGCGGAACGGTCCTGACCGAAGTGGTCAGCGATCGACCAATTAAAGCGGTAGCAAACGTTGACGAAAATGTCCGGCTCCGGTTTATGCGTCGTCAAAGAGAAGTTGCAGGCGACGCGTTTAAAGAAGCTGACAAACTCGAAGAGCTCAAGATTCAGTGTGATCTTCAATTGCAAGACGAGGTGGGATTCCCGCACGCCGGTATCCTTGAATACGCTGAAATCCAAGTCAATCAGCAAACCGGGACTTCTCAAATTCGCGGGCTCTTCCCCAATGAGTCAGGCCTACTCACGGCAGGTATGTTCGTGCGTCTGCGCGTCCCCGTATCGGGCCAATACAACGCAGTGCTCGTTCCCGATACCGCCATTGGTACCGACCAAGCAACCAAGTTTGTCTTCGTCGTTAACAAAGAAAACGTCGTCGAGAGTCGCACGGTCAAACTCGGCGATCGAAAAGATCGGATGCGAGTGGTGAAGTCGGGAATCGAAGCCAACGAGTCGGTTGTAGTCGCTGGCCTGCAGCTGATCCGCCCTGGCGTGAAGGTGGATCCGCAACCACTGAAGAGCGAATGA
- a CDS encoding calmodulin-binding protein → MFRKVTVSLALAGVCALGATASAQTANSGQSGQSVELASYGQNYAAASAGAGYMQPPHAMAYGQTWGANSNSRDSSRFLHYPYVFYPQNFKGSEYYRSSDDMYHRYPQEMQIPVYNKQWHNYYPSSRRYHSGHHFILDVF, encoded by the coding sequence ATGTTCCGTAAAGTAACTGTTTCGCTAGCACTGGCTGGTGTTTGTGCCCTGGGAGCAACCGCCTCAGCTCAAACTGCCAATTCCGGCCAGAGTGGCCAAAGCGTAGAACTGGCCTCTTACGGTCAGAACTACGCAGCTGCGAGTGCTGGAGCTGGGTACATGCAACCCCCACATGCCATGGCCTACGGACAAACCTGGGGAGCCAACAGCAACAGTCGCGACAGCTCGCGATTTCTCCATTATCCCTATGTATTCTATCCCCAGAACTTCAAGGGAAGCGAATACTACCGCAGTAGCGATGATATGTACCACCGCTACCCTCAAGAGATGCAGATCCCCGTCTACAACAAGCAGTGGCACAACTACTACCCGAGTTCGCGTCGCTACCACTCCGGGCACCATTTCATCCTGGACGTGTTTTAG
- a CDS encoding MBL fold metallo-hydrolase — translation MLERKAIFPNVIELNFQAGHVIGCNVYLVHDGEEWVLIDIGYEESVEEIVELVRELDFPLSKCKTLIATHADVDHGQGLALAKQLLKTTVSAHPKAAKLLSTGDTLRTFAEIEAQNIHLEMPIVETEHIIDEGSIIEVGKIQLEVWSTPGHADSQLAFRMGELLFSGDNIYRDGCVGAIDAHHGSDIPAFIRSLQRIRNSDVKWLLPSHGPIFRKDDAMLDKTIARLQSYLHMADFGTCAIDWPLMDQWEEEIALGKMPE, via the coding sequence ATGCTTGAGCGCAAGGCAATCTTCCCGAACGTCATTGAACTGAATTTCCAAGCCGGACACGTTATCGGCTGTAATGTTTACTTGGTTCATGATGGTGAAGAATGGGTATTGATCGACATTGGCTATGAAGAATCCGTGGAGGAAATCGTTGAGTTGGTGCGCGAGCTTGACTTCCCACTCTCCAAATGCAAAACCTTGATCGCCACCCATGCCGATGTGGACCACGGACAGGGGCTAGCACTCGCCAAACAGCTGTTGAAAACGACGGTGAGCGCGCATCCCAAAGCGGCGAAGCTGCTTTCCACCGGGGACACCTTGCGAACTTTTGCGGAGATCGAAGCCCAGAACATCCACTTGGAAATGCCGATTGTCGAGACCGAACACATCATCGATGAAGGCTCGATCATCGAAGTGGGAAAAATCCAATTGGAGGTTTGGTCTACCCCCGGCCATGCAGATAGCCAGCTGGCATTTCGCATGGGGGAGCTTCTGTTTAGCGGTGACAATATCTACCGCGACGGCTGCGTAGGGGCTATCGACGCCCATCATGGCAGTGACATTCCCGCATTCATCCGTTCGCTGCAACGCATCCGGAACTCCGATGTAAAGTGGCTCCTACCGAGCCACGGTCCTATTTTCCGCAAAGACGACGCGATGCTCGATAAGACCATCGCTCGGCTTCAGTCCTACCTGCATATGGCCGATTTTGGAACATGCGCGATCGACTGGCCGCTGATGGACCAATGGGAAGAGGAAATTGCCCTCGGCAAAATGCCGGAATAG
- a CDS encoding S1C family serine protease: MHPDAQPDTNAARVPPASAPGNPQARGIRRQLLLSWILMFALASMLLWPSMKYWLGIGVRGEPRTVTPRGALADFEQATVRIFRQSSPSVVFITTSSQYANRWTRRIQEVESGTGSGFVWDKSGHIVTNFHVIEGASAARVIFSDQSTYTADLVGASPDNDLAVLRIKAPESLLHPVLIGESNSLEVGQSVFAIGNPFGLQQTLTTGIVSAKSRSIQSPSRRVIEDVIQIDAAINPGNSGGPLLDSAGRLIGVNTAIYSPSGTSTGVGFSIPVDAVNRVIPQIIQFGQYAPPRIGFKINDELSRALTRQFGIEGVIVTTVDPQGPAGLAGLQPTQLLADGRARLGDIVLEVDGRTVRSEDDLQNILQRHTAGERIEVVILRNDARVTLELQLK; this comes from the coding sequence ATGCATCCCGATGCTCAGCCCGATACCAACGCCGCGCGCGTACCCCCCGCTTCAGCCCCAGGCAATCCTCAGGCGCGAGGCATCCGCCGTCAATTGTTGCTGTCTTGGATCCTGATGTTCGCCTTGGCCAGCATGCTGCTTTGGCCGAGCATGAAGTACTGGTTGGGGATAGGGGTGCGGGGAGAGCCTCGCACGGTAACCCCTCGAGGCGCCTTGGCCGATTTTGAGCAGGCAACGGTCCGTATTTTTCGCCAATCCAGTCCGTCGGTCGTGTTTATTACCACCAGCAGCCAATATGCCAACCGCTGGACACGACGGATTCAGGAGGTGGAATCGGGGACGGGGAGTGGTTTTGTCTGGGACAAAAGTGGCCATATCGTGACGAATTTTCACGTTATTGAAGGCGCTTCGGCCGCCCGGGTCATCTTCTCGGACCAATCGACCTACACGGCAGACCTCGTCGGTGCTTCTCCTGACAATGACTTGGCAGTCTTGCGCATTAAAGCCCCTGAGAGCTTGTTGCACCCGGTTCTGATCGGTGAAAGCAACAGCTTAGAAGTTGGGCAGAGCGTGTTTGCCATTGGCAACCCCTTCGGCCTCCAGCAAACATTGACAACCGGCATCGTGTCGGCCAAGAGTCGGTCGATCCAATCCCCATCGCGCCGCGTGATCGAGGATGTGATCCAGATCGATGCTGCCATCAATCCTGGGAATTCAGGTGGCCCGTTGCTGGATAGCGCAGGCCGTCTGATCGGTGTGAATACTGCCATTTACAGCCCTTCAGGCACTTCGACCGGCGTCGGATTCTCAATTCCAGTGGACGCAGTCAATCGAGTGATTCCTCAGATCATCCAATTTGGCCAGTACGCGCCACCCCGGATTGGATTCAAGATCAATGATGAGCTGAGTCGCGCTCTGACGCGTCAGTTTGGCATTGAAGGGGTGATCGTTACCACGGTCGATCCCCAGGGGCCCGCTGGCCTCGCGGGGCTGCAACCTACGCAACTCTTAGCGGATGGTCGTGCCCGCTTGGGCGACATCGTGCTGGAAGTGGATGGGCGTACGGTGCGTTCCGAAGACGATTTGCAGAACATTCTCCAACGCCATACCGCTGGTGAACGCATCGAGGTCGTCATCCTGCGCAACGACGCAAGGGTGACCCTGGAACTGCAATTGAAGTGA
- a CDS encoding OmpH family outer membrane protein: MRVWSLIAATILSLGTFSSQVMAQAEGAAGATAGAAAPKVIVAVVDIGHILKNHPTMKGQMEAIQASMTAADEEMGQRRDAILKEMNQLREQYTEGSPEYEAAEKKIAEKDTEFRLSLIKKKKEFDEAQAQVIYNVYTQINGLLKMASDHYGTQLVIRVSREKMDPKKPETIQMVMGQDVLYYSPNVDWTEWVLGQLAQTASRPAAAAQR; the protein is encoded by the coding sequence GTGCGTGTTTGGAGCTTAATTGCAGCAACCATTCTGAGTCTCGGTACATTTTCCAGCCAAGTCATGGCGCAAGCAGAGGGAGCCGCCGGTGCAACTGCTGGTGCTGCTGCACCCAAGGTCATTGTGGCGGTAGTCGACATTGGCCACATCCTGAAGAACCATCCCACGATGAAGGGGCAGATGGAAGCGATTCAAGCTTCGATGACTGCTGCTGATGAAGAGATGGGGCAACGTCGCGATGCGATTCTGAAGGAAATGAATCAACTCCGCGAACAATACACCGAAGGTTCTCCAGAATACGAAGCTGCCGAAAAGAAGATCGCTGAAAAGGATACCGAATTTCGGCTCAGCTTGATCAAGAAGAAGAAGGAGTTTGACGAAGCTCAGGCTCAAGTCATCTACAACGTCTACACGCAGATCAATGGTCTTTTGAAAATGGCCAGCGATCACTACGGAACTCAACTTGTCATACGAGTCTCCCGCGAGAAGATGGATCCCAAGAAGCCAGAGACGATTCAGATGGTGATGGGACAAGATGTCCTGTACTACAGCCCGAATGTCGATTGGACCGAATGGGTTTTGGGACAACTGGCTCAAACGGCAAGTCGCCCTGCTGCCGCCGCGCAGCGCTAG
- a CDS encoding UDP-3-O-acyl-N-acetylglucosamine deacetylase: protein MNTQHTINAPCSISGRGYWTGKPITLCFLPAEAEEGITFLRSDQPHTQAVQAVSEHAAGLSMRTQIGSESLKFDMVEHVMAALHGMGVDNVRVVADSEEMPGMDGSSFHLALKLQGVGLRPQSATRQYFRINTPLRVGDDQRWILAEPLDADGLEVEYQLDYGPDSPIGQASFRTRLTPEIFLRELAPARTFITEAEAQYLQSQGLAPHATHQDLLVFGAHGPIDNRLRFQDECARHKALDLVGDLALAGVHLLGRITACKSGHQLNAEMTRLLRRNYLEQHARESHSSSKRVAA, encoded by the coding sequence TTGAATACTCAACACACAATTAATGCACCCTGCTCGATAAGCGGGCGAGGTTACTGGACCGGCAAGCCGATCACGTTGTGCTTTCTGCCCGCTGAAGCGGAGGAGGGAATTACCTTTCTGCGCAGCGACCAGCCTCACACGCAGGCGGTTCAGGCGGTCTCCGAGCACGCTGCAGGGCTTTCGATGCGCACGCAAATTGGAAGCGAGTCGCTCAAGTTCGATATGGTCGAGCACGTGATGGCTGCCCTGCATGGGATGGGCGTCGATAACGTTCGAGTCGTCGCCGACTCGGAGGAGATGCCTGGCATGGATGGCAGTAGTTTTCATCTAGCTCTGAAGCTTCAAGGTGTTGGACTGCGCCCCCAGTCCGCGACTCGCCAATACTTCCGCATCAATACTCCACTCCGCGTTGGAGATGACCAGCGCTGGATCTTGGCTGAGCCGCTTGATGCGGACGGGTTGGAAGTGGAATACCAACTAGACTATGGACCCGACTCCCCGATCGGCCAAGCCTCTTTTCGCACTCGACTTACCCCTGAAATCTTCCTCCGCGAACTCGCCCCTGCTCGCACGTTTATTACCGAAGCCGAAGCTCAGTACCTGCAGTCACAGGGGCTAGCGCCTCATGCAACGCACCAAGACCTACTGGTTTTCGGAGCACATGGTCCAATCGACAACCGCCTGCGATTCCAAGATGAATGTGCGCGACATAAGGCACTCGACTTGGTAGGTGACCTAGCGTTGGCTGGCGTCCATCTGCTAGGACGTATCACAGCTTGCAAAAGCGGCCATCAGCTCAATGCCGAAATGACGCGTTTGCTGCGTCGAAACTACCTGGAGCAACATGCGAGAGAGTCTCACTCGTCTTCCAAGCGAGTTGCAGCATGA
- the lpxA gene encoding acyl-ACP--UDP-N-acetylglucosamine O-acyltransferase gives MATIIAHTAVVDPRAELDDEVRVGHHCVIGPNVKVGRGTRLENNVTLTGNSILGRNNHLFPGVVIGAEPQDLSYQGSPTQVIIGDGNVFRESVTINRATEKEDGITAVGSNCYMMTCSHVAHDCKVEDRVIMANNVMLGGHVHVAHDATLSGGCAVHHFASIGCYSFVSGLSRVLHDVPPYMLVEGFPARPRTVNVVALKRKNFSNEAIKALMEAYRLLYRSRVGMEHARDILSGGKPMLPELQVLFDFIEDSQGGRHGRGRDRRKAA, from the coding sequence ATGGCAACAATTATAGCCCATACCGCCGTAGTCGACCCCCGCGCGGAATTAGACGACGAAGTTCGTGTCGGTCACCATTGCGTGATTGGTCCTAACGTCAAAGTAGGACGAGGTACGCGCCTTGAAAACAACGTGACCTTGACTGGCAATTCAATTCTTGGTCGCAATAATCATCTCTTTCCTGGAGTGGTGATTGGCGCGGAACCGCAAGACCTCAGCTATCAAGGGTCACCTACGCAAGTGATTATTGGTGACGGGAATGTGTTTCGCGAATCGGTGACGATCAATCGAGCGACTGAAAAAGAGGATGGTATCACGGCCGTCGGTAGCAATTGCTACATGATGACCTGCAGCCATGTGGCCCACGATTGCAAAGTCGAAGATCGTGTCATCATGGCAAATAACGTCATGCTGGGCGGACATGTGCACGTGGCTCACGATGCGACCTTGTCAGGTGGCTGTGCCGTGCATCATTTCGCCTCCATCGGTTGCTACAGCTTTGTGAGCGGCTTGAGTCGAGTGCTGCATGACGTGCCTCCTTACATGTTGGTGGAAGGCTTTCCTGCGCGTCCTCGCACGGTCAATGTCGTCGCCCTCAAACGCAAAAACTTTTCGAACGAAGCCATCAAGGCTCTGATGGAGGCGTATCGCTTGCTCTACCGGTCCCGCGTTGGTATGGAACATGCCCGCGATATTCTCTCGGGAGGCAAGCCGATGTTGCCTGAGTTGCAAGTCCTGTTTGATTTTATCGAAGATTCTCAAGGCGGTCGCCACGGACGTGGACGCGATCGGAGGAAGGCAGCGTGA
- a CDS encoding Gfo/Idh/MocA family oxidoreductase produces MSALRLAIIGGGHLGRIHAKLAHAGESFEVVAVADPSPASRQLVTDNLQLPTVADYRELLGQIDAAIIAAPTVSHYDITSSLLRGGVHCLVEKPLTTSAEEAQRLVQLARRYNRVLQTGHVERFNPTWTTAQPHLGAPKFVEAVRAGAYSGRSTDIGVVMDLMIHDLDLILSLDSSPVERISASGMSLLGTHEDLAETRLEFASGCIATLRASRLATSPTRRMQLYTTRGFADIDFSADSVQIVKPTMDVLARTVALDDLPASERMQAKERIFQDFLEPQTLEAPGRNAILDEQNDFAISVKTGTAPVVTGEDGARAVDLANRIVSTISQHGWDGLDSKPWRVGPLATAEPRILPHPAVVRDAPQETRRRAA; encoded by the coding sequence GTGAGTGCTTTGCGTTTAGCAATCATTGGTGGCGGACACCTGGGGCGAATTCACGCCAAGCTGGCGCATGCCGGCGAGTCCTTTGAGGTCGTGGCCGTTGCCGATCCCAGTCCGGCCTCGCGGCAATTGGTCACAGACAATCTCCAGCTGCCTACCGTCGCAGATTACCGCGAGTTGCTGGGGCAGATCGACGCTGCAATTATCGCCGCGCCTACGGTCTCCCATTACGACATTACCAGCAGCTTGCTGCGTGGTGGAGTTCACTGCTTGGTTGAGAAACCGCTCACGACCTCTGCGGAGGAAGCTCAACGATTGGTGCAGCTCGCCCGACGCTATAATCGCGTGCTCCAGACTGGGCACGTGGAACGATTCAACCCTACATGGACGACTGCTCAGCCCCATTTGGGAGCTCCCAAGTTTGTCGAAGCGGTGCGAGCCGGCGCCTACAGTGGTCGCAGTACCGACATCGGCGTCGTGATGGACCTGATGATTCATGACCTGGACCTGATCCTCTCCCTCGATTCCTCTCCCGTGGAACGAATTTCAGCGAGTGGAATGTCGCTCCTGGGAACCCATGAGGATCTCGCCGAGACTCGGCTGGAGTTTGCCAGTGGATGTATCGCTACCCTGCGAGCCTCGCGTTTAGCGACGTCTCCCACGCGGCGCATGCAGCTCTACACGACCCGCGGTTTCGCCGACATTGATTTTTCGGCTGACAGCGTTCAGATCGTCAAGCCGACCATGGATGTTTTGGCCCGCACCGTCGCCCTAGACGACTTGCCAGCTTCCGAGCGGATGCAGGCCAAAGAACGCATTTTCCAAGACTTCCTCGAGCCTCAGACGCTGGAAGCACCGGGTAGAAATGCCATTTTGGACGAACAAAACGATTTTGCCATCAGTGTCAAAACTGGGACCGCCCCTGTGGTTACGGGGGAGGACGGAGCTCGGGCTGTTGACTTGGCCAATCGCATCGTCTCGACGATCTCCCAGCATGGGTGGGATGGTCTGGACAGCAAGCCTTGGCGAGTTGGCCCCTTGGCCACGGCCGAGCCTCGGATTTTGCCACATCCGGCAGTCGTACGAGATGCTCCGCAGGAAACTCGCCGCCGAGCCGCCTAA
- a CDS encoding PEP-CTERM sorting domain-containing protein, protein MIDFETRPDGSTIGPDNSELGLNEAYTFDSGLEVTFGFDTSVTNSQRNNFTNDSVFSADEAAKFELSGGSDNGNGFLSSTASGQHDTGRDATAQEQLGDYFLRQGGGIENPKGTAFVIDYNQGVLALSGEIWDIDSTQKNNNQKYESWRVVAYGEDDSYVAHVDSPKGIHHSKNGSLDSLPWVFSVESSAKLIHQVVILYTGSATSVGLAFNNFNPTQAAPPVAPEPSSLMVFGMGALSCIRFRRR, encoded by the coding sequence ATGATTGATTTCGAAACACGGCCGGATGGTTCTACGATCGGGCCTGACAATTCGGAGCTGGGACTCAATGAGGCCTACACATTTGATAGTGGACTCGAAGTTACTTTTGGTTTCGATACCAGCGTAACTAATAGTCAAAGAAACAACTTCACGAATGACTCTGTGTTCAGCGCTGATGAAGCAGCGAAGTTTGAGCTGAGTGGTGGTTCCGACAATGGAAACGGATTTCTGTCCAGCACGGCTAGTGGTCAGCATGATACCGGAAGAGACGCGACGGCTCAGGAGCAGTTGGGAGACTACTTTCTTAGACAGGGAGGAGGCATTGAGAATCCGAAGGGAACAGCGTTTGTCATTGATTACAACCAAGGCGTCTTAGCATTGAGCGGTGAAATTTGGGATATTGATTCAACCCAAAAAAACAACAATCAGAAGTACGAGAGTTGGCGAGTCGTTGCTTATGGAGAGGACGATTCGTATGTTGCTCACGTTGACAGCCCTAAGGGGATACATCACAGCAAGAACGGTTCACTCGATAGCCTGCCCTGGGTGTTTTCCGTCGAAAGTAGTGCGAAATTAATCCACCAAGTCGTGATCCTGTACACTGGTTCCGCTACATCTGTCGGACTTGCCTTCAATAATTTCAATCCAACTCAAGCAGCACCACCTGTGGCTCCTGAGCCCTCTTCGTTAATGGTGTTTGGTATGGGGGCGTTGTCTTGCATTCGCTTCCGGCGCCGCTAA